Part of the Zingiber officinale cultivar Zhangliang chromosome 6A, Zo_v1.1, whole genome shotgun sequence genome, ccaagttgtgggccggccaagccatgcttggtgcccaagtatgGGGTCGGCTAtaatagaagagaaaaggaagtttttatttaaaacaaaattttgttaaaatctttctttttataactttctacaaaggattaaaagagagattttaattttgttaaaatctttccttttttagtagttatctacaatggtttaaaagaaagattttaattttgttaaaatctttccttttttagtagttatctacaatggtttaaaagaaagattttaattttgttaaaatcttttctttttttgtaaccaatcattacaggaataaaaggaagattttgttaaaACAAAGTTTCGctataatatttccttttatagctatttacaatggtttaaaagagatattttaattttgttaaaatcttttcttttttgtaaccatccacaatagcaaataaaaggaaaattttgttaaaactttcctttttagccgctagcaaagattataaaagaggaggaggtgcTCCCTAAAAACATAACCtaagctctctctcttttattctcttgtgtggtcgaccctcttctattgttttctttctcttgagGCCAGCGGCACCTTGCTTCAATCTTTGTGGCTGGCaatgcttggaggagaagaagaaaaggttcgGGTGTTTTGTCTTAGTAGCtcgtcgcccacatgatgtccaagaggaggagaggaatacagcagaagatcaagaggtctttgtctaggaagaaaggtacaactagttctttattccgcagcgaaactagtttagtttttctttgtatggatcctaaaataccaacacaagaggctatcgattttgcgCTTAAATTgagttctctgtagttaaacctagggtttactgtaaggagtttaaatattcaatttctttgaaagtatttgtctaggaagtggtggatgatctcataactaagaaggtcgagtgccaacgacctggaagtcaatccttgaaatagatatttaatcaacttttgtaatatggtttaacttctgaagaacacatgagttgaacttggattaataatgttaagtttcatttgcaatccaagtttaacttttgaagaacacatgggttgctaggaaaagttctgtatttgtataaatttttgtacagggaaaacagaacggaattccaagtagcacccaacaaaaggtactattttgagcaaaagtatgtatcccaagactcctgaggaaatagccgaaatgaagaaaaaatcatatgccagtgctattgatAATTTAatatacactatgttgtgtacttgtcctgatataagctatgctaTTGGCTTACtcagtcgtttccagtcaaacccaggatcgagacactggaaagcggtgaaaaggacattcagatatctcaaaggaacaacgGATTATTGCCTATGTTTCCAAGGATCaaatatgagcctaagtggctacacagatgtagattgggcaggggaccttgatgaaaaaaaatccacatctggctatgtcttcttgctgaatggtggcgccatctcatggaatagcaagaagcagacttgtgtagccttgtcgacaatggaagctgagtatgtggcttgtgcagcggctgtgcaagaggctgtctagttaagaaggtttctgaagcatctgaagattactgaggacagtgggagtcctaTTATAGTGTACTATGAcaatcaagctgcaatagctttttccaaggattccaaatatcacagcaaaggaaagcatatagaaattaagtataattttgtaagggatattgttaacaagaaaaagataattcttgagtacatccctacatgaaatatgcttactgatccttttactaagccattatgGTGAACAAGTAATGAGTTCTTTGTGTAATCCGATCATATGTTCTTGGgcaagcggtttttgcggctcgaaaatcccaacagtggtatcagagccacgtgcgaacatgtacttgtttttattttaatttttaagaaaaattaaagttctataagtttctgtgattttatgatttttatggtttttatgagtatttttctcgtagaagcgaagcaacgagcgctaggacacttgtaggcttcgactaccgagaaaaattttccgaaacgacaagttctcgcccaaaatgttttgggacatcGGCTTAGGGCGCTGTAAGATCGTCGTGAGACACTtgtgagactcatttcacgagaatgggtgctgcccctaaccccgcataCATATCATCAACATTGAGTTCAGCAGACAACAAGTTAATCCTTTAGTTACAAGATATGTGGCTGCATACTATACAGGAGATATGGATGATAGAAGGTCTACTACATGATATGTGTTCATTATGATAGGAGAACCTATTTGTTGGAAGCCCATGATATAACCTATAGTTTCATTTTCCACTACTGAGTCAAAATATATGGTAGTAATTGAAGCAACCAAATAAGCATTGTGGCTTACCGAGTTAGTTAGAGAATTGAGTGTTCAACAAGGTGGAGTTAAGTTACATTGTGATTGCTAGAGTACTATCTATTTGGTAAAGAATAAGGTGTATCATGCAAGGACCAAGTAGATTAATGTGAAGTTTCACAAGATCAAGGAGTTGATTTCTTCCAAGAAAATACTTTTTGAGAAGGATCATACTTCTGAAAACGTCGCAGATATGTTGACAAAGCTAGTTACCATAGAGAAATTCGAGCATTGTTTGAACTTGATCCGAACTCAATATTCCAAGTGGAGGTTTTCTGAGATGCTCGTGTTTCTTCGAAGGGGTTGGATATTCGTCAAGGTGGAGATTATTGGAGATAATTTATATGGAGTTGAAGCATGGGCACGACCATGCTAGGAGCACAGCCAAGGCATGGCGGCTTCAGATTTTCAACAAGTGCTAAGAAACATGATAGTGGCGTGGGAGACGACCGAGCTATGGTTGGATCAGTTGGAGCACAAGCACACCCGAGGTTCAGGAAAGAAGGCACGCTTGTGGCATTATTGTGCATTGTTCGAGAGGTGTTGCTCACTCAGGCATGCTTATGCCACGATCGTGTCCAGGGGCGCGACCTGGTTGTTCTCCATTAGGGAGGCATCGCTCACTTGAGCACGCCCATGCCTAGTTCAAGTGGCATTAGGAAGATGCAGGAAGTGCGCcgagatttttagaatttcataTAATACATGATATTTGGGTCCAAAATATCAAGTAGGATTTGAGCTCTATAATTAGGATCTTTGTAACCCTAAAAGGAAGTTgagaaaattctaataaaatttcttATCCTCTTTCGTGGAATAAATATATCACCGAACCACAATAATTCTATGTCttctattttttcttcttctcttccgaatcttcttcttctttctcctcttcgATTTCTTCTCTCTGCAGTTCTTCGTTATATTGTAGCACAAACTCAACCGTATCAAAACATGACACCTATGCCCTAGCCAATTGCCACCACCCCATCTCTTATTGTAATTGATCCAGCAGGTCAATTCTTATTATGGCGCATTGAAATCCATTTGATCAAGTGGTCAAAGAATTAGAAAATTTACTAAATAAAAGATCAATAAATTTCAAGACTATTTTATAAAAAACTGTCCTAataaaacacattgaaattaaaatatttcgTAGGTTAACACCTAATGCAAATTCTTTAACCATGTTTGttcataaaataaattttgaagaacctCATAAGCCATCATTGCCTAAATTTCAAATGGGAGTTCATAAATTATCAACATTAATTTCTTTAACTAGTAAAAAGAGCAATGACTAATATATAATTTACTAATTTATTTTGTATAAAAATTATCTCTTTAACATAGGATATGCATCTTTttcttaaaatatatatatataaaacgtcTGCAAATCAAGTTTGCAGATGAAGTAATAACTATAACTATGGCAGAGGCATTATTGGATTGGCAAGCACAAAGAGAGGTGATCTCCTTGGTGCGGTCACCCCTGAAATTTCCATCATGTCCAAATCTTCGATCTTCATGCCTCGAGGAAGCTTCCAGTTAAAGTGGAAGAGGAGGTGAGCCAGACCGACTTCCACAGCCGACAACCCAAATGTGATGCCGGGGCACAACCTTCGCCCTACACCAAATGGCAAGAACTCGAAGTTGAAGCCCTTGAAGTCCACCGAGACGCCCTCAAATCTCTCAGGCTTGAAGCTCTCTGCATCAGAGCCCCAGTACTGCTCATCTCTGCCCAGTGCAAATGCATTGATGAGCACTAAAGCTCCGGCAGGCACTCGATATCCCATGACCTCACACGTCTCTTTGCATACTCTCGGCATCAACAGAGGGATTGGAGCGTGGAGTCGCATGGTCTCCTTGATCACCAAATTTAGATAACTGAATTTGAGGATGTCGCTCTCTTCGAGATTGGTCTTCCCTTTCATAACCTCCCTCATCTCCTTTTGGACTTTCTCCATTGCCTTAGGATTCTTGATCAATTCTGACATAGCCCATTCAATAACCGTTGATGCTGTTTCTGTTCCTGCCAGGAATATTTCCTAAAGATAATAATTAAACTATTAGCAATCGGAAGatacttaataaataaatattctttttcttATATATAATTTCATTTACCATGATGACGGCTTTGACGGAGTCGTATGTGACTGGAAATTCGAGACTTCCGTCATCTTTTAGCTTGAGAAGTACATCGATAAGTAGATCCTCCTCTGCTTGCTCAGCGGCCAGTGCGACTTGACGCTGTGAGATGATTTCCCCGAAGATTTTGTCGAGCTTATCACGGGTTCGCTCTAACTGGAACTTCAATCCCGTGAGAGTATCCAAGAATTTGAGCGAGGGGTACATATCAGCCACCGCGAAGTTAGTCACGTAGCTTAGTGTCTCTCTGATCAGGTTCAAGAATTCCGCCTTCTGTTTGCAATCGTCACCAAGCGCAGCTCTGATCACTAGCTCATTAGTCATGGATATCACCATCTGGCTTAGATTGAAAGGTGTTTGAGCAGACGCCTTGTCGGCGATCTCCGCCGTGAGCTTTCGGTTCACAACCTCCCGGATGGCGGCGAAGGACTTGACGCGCCGGGAGTTGAGCAGCTCCATGGCGTAGATCTTCCTCATCTGCTTCCAGTAGCCACCGTAGGGGGACATGACGACGTTGCGCGTGCCATAGCTCAATATTTTGGAGAAGGTCAAGTTGGAGGGTCGGTCAGCAAAGTTGAGATCATGGCGCTTGATGATCTCTTCCACCGCCTCCACGGACGAGGCAACGACTTGGTCGACCTGTCCGACTCGGAGATGGAAGAAGGGGCCGTGTGTTTTGGCGAGTTGGAGAAGGATACGGTGAGGGTTGCCGCCGACGAGCTGGTGAATGTTTCCGATGAGGGGAAGCCTGGGCGGGCCGGGTGGGAGAGGAGCTAATAATGGTCTGCTCCTTGATCTGATCTTTATCAGTAAAATTATGAAGAAACCGAGGAAGAGAGAGATGAAGGAGAAAGGTGAGAAGAGGGAATTAGCTTCCATGGCCACGCAGTAACGAAGTAATTAAAGCACTTAAATGATATTATTGTTTGGGGCTCTCTTCCTGAGCTTGCATGCATTTATAGAAGATCTGAATACGGCATCTTCATTAGTTACTGTTTTAAATgaacttttttttatacttttaatatatcacaataatattataaaattttatttaaacttaGTTATATAAATCTTAAATATCATCTCTATCCtacttcaaatttttttattcaactttttaattctacaaaattctgaCAAATCTTACATTAAAGAGATACACTTAGTTCATCACCGTATTATGCTCATGCAAAATTTGAAATGCGTATTTCTTTCTCTAGTCAACACTTCTGCTCCTCCAAGTCAACTAAATATTTCTTTGACTGAAGAACCAGTAatctgaattttaattttaattaaatatttttaataaaaagatTGTTATGTTAAGAGAGCatggaaatattttataaaattcgtACTATATTCATTATccatacatcaaaataatcttCCTATATTCTTTAATTTCCACCCTTTTTCTTTACGTATGTTtgaaaaatagaagaaaaataatagaaatttacTTGATGTTTGAAAAACAATAGAAATTTACAACCTAACTATGCATGCATGAATATTATCCGCATATTTTCCTTCCgttgaatgaaaatttaaaagtgAATATTATCATCAATTAAATTTTGGCCTTTCAATGGAGACGGATGACAGGTGAAGTGGACAGGAATCCATTTAGGATCCTTGAACCAATCTTAAATCCTTCTATGTTCATTAGTGGGATGGATTATATCTCAATCTGTTAAATAGATAAGATTCAGTGCATTTCATCAATGAATATACAGGAATTTTATGTTTCAGAAAATTCTCGACTAGAGAATCTGGACTTCATGTGAAGTTgatgttttaaattaaattattatttaattgacATCATTTATGGTCTTAATTAAGTTCATGTTTAGTAATTACCTCCGCACATGCTTCTTTCAAAAGTCAATACTCGGTTCCCCTGAAAATCAAATATCGTGATACGTGTGAATATTTAAAAGTCGAACTTGCTAGGTTGATGACGAAAAGGCCAATATCTCTTATTCTGTGACAACTGATTGAGTTcgattgatgagaaaaaaatttgGAAGCTGGGAGATAGAGATTTGTGCAGGATTACAATGCATTatttaatacttttatcaaaTTATTCTTACGTATGTCAAcaagatttaataattttttttatagttgcGTGTAATATTAAATATGCTTAGGTATGTCAAcaagatttaataatttttttataattgaaTGGTTTTATTAGAAGAAAGACTAGGTGAAGAATTTCGAgtggatttattatattttttaaaaaaaatgttttaattcAGTTTCTAAATCTTAAATTATTAATCTATTATCCTTTTCACTGAATCACTTTGGTACATGCAAATTAATCTCATACAAATCCGCTTAAAAAAGTTGTCGAGCAAGAAAATTTACTAAATGAACAATCAATAAATGTCATTTTCCTCCTCCGCTCATTTAATATCTGTCCAATTAAACATTAATAAGAAACATGAAGAACCTTAGAAGTTTTTAATTTGCCTTGAATTTCATGCTCAGGCTACATTTTTTCTACCAATTAAAAAGAACATGAGTACATAGAATTAATTCAATCTCGTGAATCAATAACAATTTAAGTTAAGTAATGGTTAGATTAGCTAACCTCCTTAAATTAATCATGTTATAGCAAAtatgtatatattttaaaaatcataataaaattatttagataaatttatAATTCTTAAACGTATTTTGGCATGTTTAAGTTATTCCTCTTTGATATAGAAAAAAATCTAGCCAATCCCTCCTCTAAAACGGTTGCCTATTTGTCAGCATGGATCAAACATAGGAAAAAGCTGTAATTACTCATAGCGATCTTCCAAAGAAATCGAAGAAGAACCATCGGACATCGCTACTATCAGAAGCACAATCACAGGTAACCGGAAAGTGCTTCAAGGTTCACAAGCCAAATCTCCAGCCTCTCGGACGTTCTCCTTTGCTCGACCAACACTGATCACCGTCGCCACACCCCTTATGCTCTTCCCCTCCTTTTTTTCATGGCTTGGACGCAccatttgttagttagagccctagagtcaatcatatgatgattgttgtatggacttattgtatcatatttctatgtatataaaggcatttgttttggttattatacttacttgtattggtgacaaataactaagtataatagcgtccttgaatagaaggttcctatctatattaatcgattggttgaatcgatagtgagatgatatagagaacactactcttaatcatttctagtcaagtattaatattcagggacaatgttaatgcgacgagactagcatgtaggtcaactcgataacttgatctcacaagtcatagatatagagatatcaagttggcacatgggtatgcattggagaatgtatactgaatgacccgccatgagaaagtatcatggatcattatatgagtgtcatatactttctcatgtggctatcagtatgactattagtccttggacctgaagtcaccatggttccttacataaggagttacatactttggcttcgtcaaatgtcacctgtaactgggtggactataaaggcgattactgggtatgtaacaaattatacggagggatgtgagtgatgtagatgggatctatccctcctatataacgggagtgacatcgttattcttgatagagtgagaccactaagtgcatggccatgcctaagtgagtcaatatgagatattgagctcatttgattagagtgagtttacttggagttcaagatttagattgattagaggatgacacggtctatgcctcgcattgatcaatctagatgtcatggatagaaggacacttgtcatatattgtgaagagtcacaattagtggtcacaaggtgatgttggatctcaatattcttgtaacttgggtagtaatgatgtgttgctagatactgctcattacttatgcttctaaatgggtttaggagaattgccaacgttacaagaacctatagggtcacacacaaaggacaattagatggagattaggttcatttgatgtacctagaggattaggttcatatgatcagTAAAAGTTAGCCTTGATAGTTGTGCCAAGATCAAATTATTTATGTATTAATAATGATCAgtgtaaatgaacccaccatttattgAATCTGTTAAAGGCTAGTTTAGAATTCATAAGTTGAATTTaggattagatattaggtatgtctagatcaaaatctgtacaatgttaaattttgagaaaaacatgtACTCTTTTGGTAAAGAGAAAAATAttatagcatgtgattcatatcaCATGTACTATAGTGACAATAAGactagtaggagaatggatctctacttctctactatgtaagacatttgagattataagttaatctcagttttaTCCTAAGTAATTATTTAGCCGTCTATTTGAAGttctaatcagtgtctgctactttagcatgtaacCTATTAACTATGGATGATTCGATCTATAAAGCATAACttattagaataaatatattCTACCTAAAAAGGAATATTAAGATAAATTTATATCTTTAACATTTATTTACTAGTCAACCAATTATATTTTTTGttgagtacataaaatgtaattgtgaataattgtattgattggaAATATTGAACATGGTCTCGACATAATTATCGCATTGAAGGATTAGAGATATTCATAGTTATGTAAATGATTTAATCTGAGATAAATGTAGTATATTGATATCTATGATTCGTTCAATAGAGCAGCTAAGTTAAGCGTAATAATTTTCTTAGCAATAAATGCTTAGTGTGCTTGTTGTCACACGAATCATTTTTTCTTAAGTATGAATTGAATGTTCTAATATGGTTTTTGTAACTAAATCCTAATATGGTCTTTGAGACTAGATCCTTATATGGTATTTGTGACTTGACTAggatgagtgggagatgttggaaagaGATGACAATGCGTACAGCAACTGCAAGAGAGTGGGCATCTGATGCCCACTCCTCTCTTTTCCTATAAGTATACATCCAAGTTGAAAGGATGAGGTGTTATGCGAAAAGTTTCCTCTTGAAGGCTATGTGTCTTGGTAAAACCTCTAGTGAAGAGGAACATTCATTGGCAAGagagatttggtttgtgaactaGCAAGGGTTGTTCAATCGTGTGATCGCTCTTCTGACAACTAACACGAAGAACACGCGATTTGTCGTCGTCGACCCAATATAAGTGTTTATGGTTTATAgattttgtttttgtattttcatgctttagaatCTACAAATTGTATTAGCAATCTCCTCCTTTAACAATCTTTCTTGTCACTTAAGcatctcactctaaacaaatatatttatcaaatatcaaaactcaattcGAGTCAACTTGAGATTGGCCAATCAAGCTTGGTTAATCTAGTTAACCTTGATTAGAGGACAATTGCaccaatatttttttcttttacaaaaacaaaaattcatttaaatttaTGTGGTTATGTATGGCTACAAATTATGAAAAATGAAAGATAGTGATTTTTATAAGATAAGTTAGTAAATTATATATCAAAGATATTTGTATTCaacttaaagattttttttaatatgaaaataaaattttaatttattttataatccaaGTATCTAAACCACTCAATTAATCTTTGAGATGGACGACGTTGTTCGCTCATCGATTAAATTTAGAAGTGCAAGTAACTCCTCACTCAAGAGTTAATatcttaaatttttcattccacTATAGAAAAATATCATACAATATATGGTAACTAAGATTTAAATTGTAATACTTGATTAATCAACTAAACTCATTGCCTTTATGCCATCCCTGCTCATTCAAACTTGTATCATTGCGTGTGGTTACAAATTATGGAAAATGAAAGACAAGTGATTTTTATAAGATAAGTTTGTAAATTATATATTAGAGATATTTgtattaaaacttaaatatttttttgttttggGAAGGGATtaactagattttttttctatatcCAGCCCCGGCCCAGAGGCAGGGCCATCCTGGGCGATTGCCCAGGGCCCCAACTTTAGGAGGGGCCcacaaatattaaatatttataatatatatatatatatatatatatatatattaattatttttaaaattaagttttataatttttcacTGTTGCACCTTCTCTTTCGTTGCCCGCACAAGCTCAAGGCTTGTTCTTGGAGGGGCCCACGacttttaacttttaaatgattatatatatatatatatatatatatatatatatatatatatatatatatatatatatatatatatatatatatatatatatatatatattaattattttaagaattaggTTTTGTAAACTGTTGTCTGATTAGCTGCACCAGCACCTCCGACACGTTGCTCCTGGAGGTTTTGAGCTTACGGTGCGGAGGTTTGCGAGTTGCGACGGTTGCGGACTGTCATCTACAGATCTACTCATCTTTTTCATCCaggtataattattttaattgatttaaatagAAAATATTGTATTAACATCCACTTTTACGCATGAAAATTCATTagatgttgagttagatgatttgtttacggaattaaaaatattacaagtaACTTCACCAAATGAGATAATGTCAGCaattgatatttttaattttatgaaaaatatagattgttATTCAAATATTGTAATTACTTATAAAATCTTGTTAACTATATCTGTTACCCGTATGATCAACTGAAAGgagtttctcaaaattaaaattgttaaaaatatacatgagatcaaTAATGTCACAAGAGAGATTGCATGGATTAAcaattttatctattgaaaaagagattttagaaaatcttgaaattaataatattatagatgattttgcATCTAGAAAAACTAGAAGAagtcattataaataatttttactttatagaaaaaaattaagggTATATTTTGATTGTTTCGCCTGGACCTCCTGATTGTTAGGACCGGAGCTGTCTATATCAAAGAGGAATATCTCAAACATGCCAAAATACTTTTAAGAATTATAgagttataattttattatatatatataaccattaCTTAACTTAAATTGTAATTGATCCACGAGATTGAATTAATTCTATATACTTAAAATAAATATCATCATTGTTCTTTTTAATTGGTAGAAAAAATGTTGCCTATAAGATGGATAATGTTTCCGACAGATTGAAATTAAAGGTAAATTAAAGACTTCTAAGTTTCTTCATGTTTCTTATTATTGTTTAATTGGACGGATATTAAATGAAGGGAGGAGGAAAATGAAATTTATTGATTTTTCATTTAGTGAATTTTCTTGCTCGACAACTTTTTAAAGTGGATTTGTATGAGATTAATTTGCATGTAAAGTGATTCAGTGAAAAGAATAATAGATTAATAATTTAAGATTTAGAATTTGAAGTGATTCTCCCTTGATATCGATGTCCGAACACTTAAAAGACATTATCTAGCATTTATATCTTATGTTGAATCTCTAATCCGTACCTCACCTTCTTCCAAAGGGACGGGGAGACAGGACATTCAAAAAGTAGGTGTCGGTTTGTCTCCTTTAGGGATGGTAATTCGGTTCGGATTCAGGTTGATGGGTTCGGATTGGTAGGTTCACGGGTTGGCAAACAACAACCTGAACCCAACCTGATTATAAATTCGGGTCAAAttattcaacctgaacctgatctgtttatttatgcttgacccgaacccgacccgaacttGACCCGTTTGACCCATTCGACCCGGtcgacccgtttgacccgaatTCGATAAagaatttttatatattaaatttaaaattacatttATCTGGGAAGCACGCATTTATTAGAACCTGTGACATAACCGGCATAGACGAGTTTGAATTGCAATTGATTATATGATATTTCGGTGACCAGGTACTTGTCTGTAGATGACAACTTATGCAAGACTGCATCTTTTCCTGATTCACAGATGAAGTCTGTACTCTGTAGGCGGAACGGGCAGCCAATATCGTCAAGGATACCGCAAGAGGAAGAGCAGCTTTTATTTTGAGATCTACCGAGCACTCCACCTGTAAGAGTGGTGAGAAAGAAAAAGACTAGAAGAGAAGTGAAGAAGGAGGATGCTGGTGCCTGGTGTAGATCTTTTCATGATCTCTCTCCCTCTGTAATTCAATTCCTAGTATAATATAATTGCGTTGTTACTAAATTGGTATCTATGCTTTAAAAAGAGCAACATACAGTTGTAGTTCATGATCACAAGCTAGGGGCTCACATGGATTCTTAATTTCTTATCCATCAGAGTCAA contains:
- the LOC121996140 gene encoding alpha-humulene 10-hydroxylase-like, yielding MEANSLFSPFSFISLFLGFFIILLIKIRSRSRPLLAPLPPGPPRLPLIGNIHQLVGGNPHRILLQLAKTHGPFFHLRVGQVDQVVASSVEAVEEIIKRHDLNFADRPSNLTFSKILSYGTRNVVMSPYGGYWKQMRKIYAMELLNSRRVKSFAAIREVVNRKLTAEIADKASAQTPFNLSQMVISMTNELVIRAALGDDCKQKAEFLNLIRETLSYVTNFAVADMYPSLKFLDTLTGLKFQLERTRDKLDKIFGEIISQRQVALAAEQAEEDLLIDVLLKLKDDGSLEFPVTYDSVKAVIMEIFLAGTETASTVIEWAMSELIKNPKAMEKVQKEMREVMKGKTNLEESDILKFSYLNLVIKETMRLHAPIPLLMPRVCKETCEVMGYRVPAGALVLINAFALGRDEQYWGSDAESFKPERFEGVSVDFKGFNFEFLPFGVGRRLCPGITFGLSAVEVGLAHLLFHFNWKLPRGMKIEDLDMMEISGVTAPRRSPLFVLANPIMPLP